The Nocardioides marmorisolisilvae genomic interval CCAGGTGCTCAGCATGGATGCGATGACCGACGAGTCGGACCCGGCGATGGCGATCGGCGTCGCTCGCCTCCATCTAGAGGAGGCCCGCGGTCTCGCGGTCCACCTGCACAAGCACCTCAACGCCGCGCGCAACGCCACCGCGCACGTCATCAGCCAGGGCGCCGACGACGGCCAGGAGTCGATGCCCTGGGACCAGCCCTGACCCGGCCCCGCTGACGCATCAGCGAAGATTTCTTCGCGTCGGGTGATCGCCCCGACGGGTCGACATTCCTTTGGTGACTGAGAGATGACCCCGGTCCACCAAGGAGCTGCGCGTGAGCACGCCCACCGATTCCCCGTCCGCGGCCGACCGTGACCCGGTCCAGGACGTCCGCGCACACCTCGAGCAGGCCCTGGCTGCGCTCGATCAACTCCGCGAGGTCCTGCCCCCTCCCACCGCTCCGCCCGCCCGAAACCAGAGGCGGTGAGTCGGCATGACCACCGACACCACACTGAGCGCCGCCGACGCCGTGTTCGAGGCCGAGCAGGCCGTGGGCAGGGCCCGATGGGTGGTGGAGGAGCTGAAGGAGACGATCGGCTCCGCGCTCCGCGTGCTCAACGACGCCGAACTCAACTCGGCCAAGGCCAAGCTGTCCGAGCGCGGTTCCTTCTACCTCGAGGCCGCCGGCGAGCACCTAGGACGGCTGCGCACGAGGTGCAACGAGATGCCTGACCTGACGCACGACCTGTTCGTACACCTCAATCGCGCGTCGCAGTCGGTCACCGACGCCCGTGCCCTCCTCGACCCGGCCGACACCTCCGATCCCGTCATCGCCAGCGAGGTCGCCCAACTCAAGCCGCACCTCGCGGTCGTCGGCGAGATGGTCGCCCTGGCCAAGCCCTTCGCCCAGCTGGCTGCCCAGCACGTCGAGACGGCACACCAGGCCAGCCAGGACGTGACTGCCATGGGGCTGCTGGAGCCGGTCAGCCTGGAGCGGAGCATCGCGACCGCCGGCAAGGAGCTCGGCCGCGCCGACGAGGACGTGCGCCTGCTCGGCAACGTCGTCGACCACGCCGCGGCCAGCGCCCGTGAGTCGGCCGGGATCGCCAGCGAGATCACCGACAACGCTCGCCGGCGGATGTCCGAGCAGGCCCGTGACCCGATCCCGAGCCCCACCCTGCCGGGTCCCAGGACCCCGGGTCGGTAGAGCGAGCCATGGATCTCGACCCGGGCGGCCGCCAGCTGGCGGGCCTCATCCTCGACGCGGCTGGCCGAGGCGAACATGACCAGGTCGCCAGCCTGATTGCACCGCTCGATGCAGAGCGGCTGCGCTCGCTGGTGACGGTGCTGGCCGTCCAGGTCGACCAGAGCGCGCCGGCCTCCTCGGCAACCGGCCCGGCCGCGGTGTGCGAGCTGGCCATCAACGCCGCGGCGCCGATGTTCGGCACGACGCCGGAGGCGATTCTTAGCGCCGAACGCCGCCGACCAGTCAGCGATGCGCGGGCGGTGGCCATGACGGCCGCCCGCGAGACCGGCCTGTCCCTGCCAGCGATCGCCGAGCAATTCAACAAGGACCACGGCTCGGTGATCCATGCGGTCCGCCGCACCGCCGAGCGGCCCCGACTGGCCGACGCCGCGGCGCGGGTGAGCGAGCACGTCAACAGCCGCTACACCGCCCGTCTCCCCCGCACCGAAGAGAACGTGGTCGACCTCCCCCAGCGGCCGCCCGCCTCGACTTTCGAGCCCGATGGCCCGGTCGAACACGCCGTGCTGGCGGCCGCGGAGGCCCTCAACACCACACCCGAGGTCCCCCTGGGTGCCGACCGGAGCCGGGCGGCCGCCGATGCCCGAGCGGTGGCCATAACGGCCGCCCGGATCCACGGGCACAGCCTGCCCACGATCGCCCGGCACTTCGAGCGCGACCACACCACGGTGCTGCAAGCCACCCGCCGCATCGAGAAGACCCCGCCGCTTCGGGACCTGGCCGCCAAGATCGCCGCGGATCTCCCGAGCAGCGGGCCAGCGCCAGCGCCGGCCGGCTCGACGTCGACGATCCCGTGCCCGAGAGCGGCCACCGCTCCCTCGGGTTGCGCGAGCAGCAGCGGGCGATCCCCGTTGCTGGCGAGCGGCCGCAGCTGAGGGTGGCCCGGTGAAGGCCCTGATCGGGCTGGCCGCGGCCGCGGTCCTCGCGCTCAGCGCCGGCGGGATCAAGGCCGCGATCCCCGGAGTCCAGTCAGGCCCCGAGTCCGCTGAGGGCAAGACCAGCCAGGTGCGCGTGACCGCGGTCGTCGACGGCGACACGATCCGCGTCGAGACGCTAGGAGGCCGCCAGCTCGGCCGAGTTCGGCTGCTCGGCATCATTCATTAGTCAAGTCTGGTGTCGGGATTGGACCTGTCGTGCCCCGTGGCAGCGGAACCTGTCGTAGTCGGCACCCGTGGAAACACCGGAACGGAAGGTCCCGGTACGAGATCGACTTGCCGCCGTGGGTATGTCAGAGGAGGCCCCCGTCCCGGTGACGGAGCCCGGACGGCTCCTACGGGACGTCCGCCGGGTGGTCGGGCCAGGATGGGCTTCTAGCCTGGGCGTTCACCGTTTGTGGTTCCCGTTACGACGCAGTTCGTTGATCTCGTGCATCGGCGGCAGAGGTAGCGGCGGGGTCCCAGAGCCCTTCGGCCGTGTCGGTGGCCACGTGTTCTTCGTACACGGCGACCTTCCACGTGATCAGGTCCAAGCACTCGGTGAGTGCGTCCAGTTGTGCCTGCACCCGCGCTTGGTGAGACCGGAGCAGATCGAGGCGCTGGTGCTCGTTGCCGGGACCTTGGCGAACGAGGTCGGCGAACGTCTGCAGGCTGGCCAGCGGCATGCCCGAGGCGCGCAGCTTGGTGCAGATGGTCAACCAGTCGACGTCGGTCTGCGTGTAGATGCGCCGCCCACCGGACGTGCGCTGC includes:
- a CDS encoding MerR family transcriptional regulator; this encodes MPAIHDSDSFSIGGVAARTGLSVHALRFYERENLMVSPVQRTSGGRRIYTQTDVDWLTICTKLRASGMPLASLQTFADLVRQGPGNEHQRLDLLRSHQARVQAQLDALTECLDLITWKVAVYEEHVATDTAEGLWDPAATSAADARDQRTAS
- a CDS encoding helix-turn-helix domain-containing protein, whose translation is MDLDPGGRQLAGLILDAAGRGEHDQVASLIAPLDAERLRSLVTVLAVQVDQSAPASSATGPAAVCELAINAAAPMFGTTPEAILSAERRRPVSDARAVAMTAARETGLSLPAIAEQFNKDHGSVIHAVRRTAERPRLADAAARVSEHVNSRYTARLPRTEENVVDLPQRPPASTFEPDGPVEHAVLAAAEALNTTPEVPLGADRSRAAADARAVAITAARIHGHSLPTIARHFERDHTTVLQATRRIEKTPPLRDLAAKIAADLPSSGPAPAPAGSTSTIPCPRAATAPSGCASSSGRSPLLASGRS